Within the Anaerolineales bacterium genome, the region TGATCCTGATCCGCCGGGTGCTGCAAGCCCGCGGATACAATTTGGTAGAGGCGGAGACCGGATCGGACGGGCTGGCGCTGGCGCAGGACCTGGACATCAAACTGATTCTCCTTGACATCAACCTGCCGGACATCGACGGGTACGAGATCGCCCGCCGGCTGCGGACCGACCTCAACCACCGCGAGGAGCGGGTCCCGATCATCGCGATCACGGCCAACGCGCTCAAGGGCGACGCGGAACGGGCGCTCGAAGCGGGGTGCGACGTGTATATGGCGAAACCGATCAACATCCACGAATTGTGGGCCCGGGTGGCGTTCTTCCTGCCCCGCCCGTAGACACCCTCCTCAGCGAAAGCGGACGAATGACCCCACCCCGAGCGCAACCCCTTGCCTCCACATTCTCCTTCCCCACCTTTCTCTCGACATTGAAGT harbors:
- a CDS encoding response regulator, with the translated sequence MNEKILCIEDNPDNMILIRRVLQARGYNLVEAETGSDGLALAQDLDIKLILLDINLPDIDGYEIARRLRTDLNHREERVPIIAITANALKGDAERALEAGCDVYMAKPINIHELWARVAFFLPRP